The following are encoded together in the Deinococcus soli (ex Cha et al. 2016) genome:
- a CDS encoding GntR family transcriptional regulator: protein MTGPTPAPLRPALHAEDTLLARLLDGTYPPGSTLPAERELAASLGVTRPTLREALQRLGRDGLLEIRQGRPTRVLHPHEGGLRVLAHLSRHGELGRMVPDLLDLRAALLPHWVAQTADRDPQALQAHLGTPPTESDDPDLPRTFTAFDWTFQTLAAHGSGNALAPLLLGAFAEVYARAGAIYFSDPHRRDRSREHYRALYAALPLGGIAAGQVARSTSLDSLQLWEARRV from the coding sequence ATGACCGGCCCCACCCCCGCCCCGCTGCGGCCCGCGCTGCACGCCGAGGACACCCTGCTCGCCCGCCTGCTGGACGGCACGTACCCGCCCGGCAGCACCCTGCCCGCCGAGCGGGAACTGGCCGCCAGCCTGGGCGTCACGCGGCCCACCCTGCGCGAGGCGCTGCAACGCCTGGGCCGCGACGGCCTGCTGGAGATCCGGCAGGGCCGACCCACCCGCGTCCTGCACCCGCACGAGGGCGGCCTGCGCGTCCTGGCGCACCTGTCCCGCCACGGCGAGCTGGGGCGAATGGTGCCGGACCTGCTGGACCTGCGCGCCGCACTGCTGCCTCACTGGGTCGCGCAGACCGCCGACCGCGACCCGCAGGCCCTCCAGGCGCACCTCGGGACGCCGCCCACCGAGTCGGACGACCCGGATCTGCCGCGGACCTTCACAGCGTTCGACTGGACGTTCCAGACGCTCGCCGCGCACGGCAGCGGGAACGCGCTGGCCCCGCTGCTGCTGGGCGCGTTCGCCGAGGTGTACGCCCGCGCCGGGGCGATCTACTTCAGCGACCCGCACCGCCGGGACCGCTCGCGCGAGCACTACCGCGCGCTGTACGCCGCACTGCCCCTGGGCGGGATCGCCGCCGGGCAGGTGGCGCGCAGCACCAGCCTCGACAGCCTGCAGTTGTGGGAGGCGCGCCGTGTTTGA
- a CDS encoding nuclease-related domain-containing protein, with protein sequence MIVKDLEPQQHADPLRRAGYDAERQMAHYLRRAFAEDPRKFVFHNLRLERRGEVAQIDHLILHRFGLLIIESKSVAGQVSVNEHGEWTRWWNRQGRGMPSPVLQARRQLDLLLSLLDDHTTELMDRSMLGLKQRTLSGVRRDVLVAISDGGRITRKADVPELVKADQVPDRVRAVIQAEQEKTFGSFGFTDAEMTRIQAFLRSRHVPVPAQEAPAAPEPTQTRAAPVSAPPAEPARPERPSAAPVRTSQERQAQARPRPDVACRACASANVTVQFGKYGYYLKCGDCGGNTPAKPVCAACGQPGKVSKRGPAFTATCAGGHTWAYWTNPA encoded by the coding sequence GTGATCGTCAAGGACCTCGAACCACAGCAGCACGCTGACCCGCTGCGCCGCGCCGGATACGACGCGGAACGGCAGATGGCCCACTACCTCAGGCGCGCCTTCGCGGAGGACCCCCGCAAGTTCGTGTTCCACAACCTCCGCTTGGAGCGGCGCGGCGAGGTCGCGCAGATCGACCACCTGATCCTGCACCGGTTCGGCCTGCTGATCATCGAGAGCAAGAGCGTGGCCGGACAGGTCAGCGTGAACGAGCACGGCGAGTGGACCCGCTGGTGGAACCGCCAGGGGCGCGGCATGCCCTCACCGGTCCTCCAGGCGCGGCGGCAGCTGGACCTGCTGCTGTCGCTGCTGGACGACCACACCACCGAGCTGATGGACCGCTCCATGCTGGGCCTCAAGCAGCGCACCCTGAGCGGCGTGCGGCGCGACGTGCTGGTCGCCATCTCGGACGGCGGGCGCATCACCCGCAAGGCGGACGTGCCGGAACTCGTGAAAGCCGATCAGGTGCCCGATCGCGTCCGCGCCGTCATCCAGGCCGAACAGGAGAAGACCTTCGGCTCGTTCGGCTTCACCGACGCCGAGATGACCCGCATCCAGGCGTTCCTGCGTAGCCGCCACGTTCCAGTGCCTGCCCAGGAGGCGCCAGCCGCACCTGAACCCACCCAGACCAGAGCCGCGCCCGTCAGTGCGCCCCCGGCGGAGCCTGCACGCCCGGAACGCCCGAGTGCCGCCCCGGTCCGCACGTCGCAGGAACGGCAGGCGCAGGCGCGGCCCCGCCCGGACGTGGCGTGCCGCGCCTGCGCCTCGGCGAACGTGACCGTGCAGTTCGGGAAGTACGGGTACTACCTGAAGTGCGGCGACTGCGGTGGGAACACGCCCGCCAAGCCGGTGTGCGCGGCGTGCGGGCAGCCGGGGAAGGTCAGCAAGCGCGGCCCCGCGTTCACCGCGACCTGCGCGGGCGGACACACCTGGGCGTACTGGACGAACCCGGCCTGA
- a CDS encoding methyltransferase family protein, giving the protein MSVTRDRSLVAAQFALLAVILAGGRRAIGRPRSVGVAGAALGVGGLGLLVWSGRTLGRNLTPLPTPVAGGMLVQRGPYRHVRHPIYTALLLLAGGWTVARGGLVSVAGTFLLAGLLRHKAGIEDAALAGRHPDHAAYRAHTGAFLPRTGRR; this is encoded by the coding sequence ATGAGCGTGACAAGGGACCGCTCTCTGGTTGCCGCGCAGTTCGCGCTGTTGGCCGTCATCCTGGCCGGGGGGCGGCGGGCGATAGGTCGACCCCGATCCGTCGGGGTGGCGGGCGCGGCGCTGGGGGTGGGTGGGCTGGGCCTCCTCGTCTGGAGCGGGCGCACGCTGGGACGCAACCTCACGCCGCTGCCCACACCGGTCGCGGGGGGCATGCTCGTGCAGCGCGGCCCGTACCGGCATGTGCGGCACCCGATCTACACGGCGCTGCTGCTTCTGGCGGGCGGCTGGACGGTCGCGCGGGGCGGGCTGGTCAGCGTCGCGGGCACCTTCCTGCTCGCAGGGCTGTTGCGGCACAAGGCGGGCATCGAGGACGCCGCGCTGGCCGGACGTCACCCGGACCACGCGGCGTACCGGGCGCACACCGGGGCGTTCCTGCCTCGCACCGGTAGGCGCTGA
- the mnmA gene encoding tRNA 2-thiouridine(34) synthase MnmA: MSAPSPASATVPAPAAAAGERVLCAMSGGVDSSVTAALLKDQGYQVVGAMMRFWPDDKRTDTFDSCCSPDAAYEARRVAEQVGVPFYLLDYREQFQRHIVGPFIDEYSKGRTPNPCVNCNTKVKFDELVKKAKMLGCRYVATGHYVKRVENARGEVEFHRGDDPRKDQTYFLWGTPRDALPYILFPVGELEKPRVREIAAERGLLTAQKPESQNICFVPGKVQDFVAEHIPQAQGFIREISSGEVVGEHLGTQFYTLGQKKGLGLYQSHRVRHVVHLAPDTNTVWVGDYDDCLWSGLKAQSANYLIDLTDLPGELEVQVRYRTAPVKARLIRADESGFELAFQDPQFAVAPGQSAVLYAGPRLLGGGLIEDHVPTLPAPKAPPKKRPAVLLS, from the coding sequence ATGAGTGCCCCCTCCCCTGCCTCCGCGACCGTCCCCGCCCCTGCCGCCGCTGCGGGGGAACGGGTGCTGTGCGCCATGTCCGGCGGCGTGGATTCGTCAGTCACGGCGGCGCTGCTGAAGGACCAGGGGTATCAGGTGGTCGGCGCGATGATGCGCTTCTGGCCCGACGACAAGCGCACCGACACCTTCGACTCGTGCTGCTCGCCCGACGCGGCGTACGAGGCGCGGCGCGTGGCCGAGCAGGTGGGCGTGCCGTTCTACCTGCTGGACTACCGCGAGCAGTTCCAGCGGCACATCGTCGGGCCGTTCATCGACGAGTACAGCAAGGGCCGCACGCCCAACCCCTGCGTGAACTGCAACACCAAGGTGAAGTTCGACGAACTGGTGAAGAAAGCCAAGATGCTCGGCTGCCGCTACGTCGCCACCGGGCACTACGTGAAGCGCGTGGAGAACGCGCGGGGCGAGGTGGAATTCCATCGGGGCGACGATCCCCGCAAGGACCAGACGTACTTCCTGTGGGGCACGCCGCGCGACGCGCTGCCGTACATCCTCTTCCCCGTCGGGGAACTGGAGAAACCCCGCGTGCGTGAAATCGCCGCGGAACGGGGCCTGCTGACCGCGCAGAAGCCCGAGAGTCAGAACATCTGCTTCGTGCCCGGCAAGGTGCAGGACTTCGTGGCCGAGCACATCCCCCAGGCGCAGGGCTTCATCCGCGAGATCAGCAGCGGCGAGGTCGTGGGTGAGCACCTGGGCACGCAGTTCTACACGCTGGGCCAGAAGAAGGGACTGGGCCTGTACCAGTCTCACCGCGTGCGGCACGTCGTACACCTGGCACCCGACACGAACACCGTCTGGGTGGGCGACTACGACGACTGCCTGTGGAGCGGCCTGAAGGCGCAGAGTGCCAACTACCTGATCGACCTGACCGACCTGCCGGGGGAACTGGAAGTGCAGGTCCGCTACCGCACCGCGCCCGTGAAGGCCCGCTTGATCCGCGCCGACGAGAGCGGCTTCGAGCTGGCCTTCCAGGACCCGCAGTTCGCGGTCGCCCCCGGCCAGAGCGCCGTGCTGTACGCCGGGCCGCGCCTGCTGGGCGGCGGCCTGATCGAGGACCACGTCCCCACCCTGCCCGCACCGAAAGCCCCGCCGAAGAAACGCCCGGCTGTGCTGCTGTCCTGA
- a CDS encoding HIT family protein, translating to MHDDHACPYCDTAELRRDAFVLENDLCLLSIKPSETGALEGAGIIVPKAHRPTVFDLTPQEWTATQDLLMQARAYLDAVLAPDGYNAGWNVGAVGGQHVMHAHFHVIPRFRDEPLAGRGIRSHLKVVENRRQR from the coding sequence ATGCACGATGATCACGCCTGCCCCTACTGCGATACGGCTGAGCTGCGCCGAGACGCGTTCGTTCTCGAGAACGACCTCTGTCTCCTGAGCATCAAGCCCAGCGAGACGGGAGCCCTGGAAGGCGCAGGGATCATCGTCCCGAAAGCTCACCGACCCACGGTGTTCGATCTCACGCCGCAGGAATGGACCGCCACCCAGGACCTCCTCATGCAGGCCAGGGCGTATCTGGACGCCGTCCTCGCGCCTGACGGATACAACGCCGGATGGAACGTGGGGGCTGTCGGGGGTCAGCATGTGATGCACGCCCATTTCCACGTCATTCCTCGATTCCGGGATGAACCGCTGGCCGGTCGAGGCATCCGCAGTCACCTGAAAGTCGTGGAGAACAGACGCCAGCGCTGA
- a CDS encoding TetR/AcrR family transcriptional regulator has product MTVPPVSSPAVPDTTRTRIQQEAARLFVKSGYHGVSMREVAEAVGVTKPALYHHYADKEALFLAMLEGTLAGLSRLVQAANSQVGIRLQLDTLVYELLASAPEQRVGLQLASELRHVNPDRRAAFEQEYRRVWVGGLSRLFEDAAARGELRGDLPPAMLARAFLAITYPLVTGAPTSDPQGTARALLAVFLDGATPR; this is encoded by the coding sequence ATGACGGTTCCTCCTGTGTCTTCCCCCGCTGTGCCCGATACGACCCGCACCCGCATTCAGCAGGAGGCGGCGCGGCTGTTCGTGAAGAGCGGCTACCACGGGGTGAGCATGCGTGAGGTCGCGGAGGCCGTCGGGGTCACGAAGCCCGCGCTGTACCACCACTACGCCGACAAGGAGGCGCTGTTCCTGGCCATGCTGGAGGGCACCCTGGCGGGCCTGAGCCGCCTCGTGCAGGCCGCGAACTCGCAGGTGGGGATCCGGCTGCAGCTGGACACGCTGGTGTACGAGCTGCTGGCCAGCGCCCCCGAGCAGCGCGTCGGTCTGCAACTGGCGAGTGAGCTGCGGCACGTCAACCCGGATCGCCGCGCGGCGTTCGAGCAGGAGTACCGCCGGGTGTGGGTGGGTGGCCTGTCGCGTCTGTTCGAGGACGCGGCGGCACGTGGTGAGCTGCGCGGCGACCTGCCGCCGGCGATGCTGGCCCGCGCGTTCCTGGCGATCACGTACCCGCTGGTGACGGGCGCGCCCACCTCTGATCCACAGGGGACCGCGCGGGCGTTGCTGGCCGTCTTCTTGGACGGCGCGACGCCCCGCTAG
- a CDS encoding sterol desaturase family protein, whose amino-acid sequence MFDLIRAAIPVFLLSLLIEWAAYRYLSHDHDAPHEHSGYGTRDTITSLSMGVGNVLINLFWKGVVVAIYAALYSLTPLRLPEQAWWVWVLLFLADDYAYYWYHRVSHEVRLFWASHVVHHSSQHYNLSTALRQTWVPMTALPFWLVLPLLGFAPWMVLLAQAWNLLYQFFVHTERVGRLPAPVEYIFNTPSHHRAHHGSNDVYLDRNYGGILIIWDRLHRTFQPETEPVRYGLVHNIHTHQPVQVAFHEFAALWRDVRTARNWRDRLHYLTRPPGWHPER is encoded by the coding sequence GTGTTTGACCTGATCCGCGCCGCGATCCCCGTCTTCCTGCTGTCCCTGCTGATCGAGTGGGCCGCGTACCGGTACCTGAGTCACGACCACGACGCGCCGCACGAGCACTCCGGGTACGGGACGCGCGACACGATCACCAGCCTGAGCATGGGCGTCGGGAACGTCCTGATCAACCTCTTCTGGAAGGGCGTCGTCGTGGCGATCTACGCCGCGCTGTACAGCCTCACGCCGCTGCGCCTGCCCGAGCAGGCGTGGTGGGTGTGGGTGCTGCTGTTCCTCGCGGACGATTACGCGTACTACTGGTACCACCGCGTCAGCCACGAGGTCCGGCTGTTCTGGGCCAGTCACGTCGTGCATCACTCCAGCCAGCACTACAACCTGTCCACCGCGCTGCGGCAGACCTGGGTGCCCATGACCGCCCTGCCGTTCTGGCTGGTCCTGCCCCTGCTGGGCTTCGCGCCGTGGATGGTGCTGCTCGCGCAGGCGTGGAACCTCCTGTACCAGTTCTTCGTCCACACCGAACGGGTAGGCCGCCTGCCTGCCCCCGTCGAGTACATCTTCAACACGCCCAGCCACCACCGCGCGCACCACGGCAGCAACGACGTGTATCTCGACCGCAACTACGGCGGCATCCTGATCATCTGGGACCGCCTGCACCGCACCTTCCAGCCCGAGACGGAACCCGTCCGGTACGGCCTCGTGCACAACATCCACACGCACCAGCCCGTGCAGGTCGCCTTCCACGAATTCGCGGCCCTGTGGCGCGACGTCCGCACCGCCCGCAACTGGCGCGACCGCCTGCACTACCTGACCCGTCCGCCCGGCTGGCACCCCGAACGGTAA
- a CDS encoding alkaline phosphatase family protein, which yields MHLPPHAIRPDYAGGSVLNLAATLGAHHGVPTHHAPYRHPLPLNGARHVVLIVVDALGAGQLRAAVTRGDAPTLAALTPAPGPVTSVFPSTTMAALTTIHTARAPAEHGYLGLTVWLDEAQAVVNLIRLYDVYTHTPLEDAGFLAAVPSLYRQLHDRGVAAHVVMPAAYQHSVLTRWACDGAEYHPYAQSEETPELTAATLQPGQPSYTLVYFPEYDLICHGSGPDSPEAHAELRRTDRIVADLLAALPRTGDTLIVLTADHGQSPQPPEGYVDAITKKVMKTALRGPVAGEERAAYLRPYAEHAAEIEALLAPHATLLTADDAWTGGLFGPPAHAEARFRPRVGDLIAVPHPGHAIRRPTSPAPMPGLHGGWTAEEMLVPVLSVRL from the coding sequence ATGCACCTGCCCCCGCACGCGATCCGGCCCGACTACGCGGGCGGCAGCGTCCTGAACCTCGCCGCCACCCTGGGCGCGCACCACGGCGTGCCCACCCACCACGCCCCGTATCGCCATCCGCTGCCGCTGAACGGCGCGCGGCACGTCGTCCTGATCGTCGTGGACGCCCTGGGCGCCGGGCAGTTGCGGGCCGCGGTCACGCGCGGGGACGCCCCAACCCTGGCAGCCCTGACGCCCGCACCGGGCCCCGTCACCAGTGTGTTTCCCAGCACCACCATGGCCGCCCTGACCACCATTCACACCGCCCGCGCGCCCGCCGAGCACGGCTACCTGGGCCTGACCGTGTGGCTGGACGAGGCACAGGCCGTCGTGAACCTCATCCGCCTGTACGACGTGTACACCCACACGCCCCTGGAGGACGCGGGGTTCCTGGCTGCCGTGCCGTCCCTGTACCGCCAGTTGCATGACCGGGGTGTGGCCGCGCACGTCGTCATGCCCGCCGCGTACCAGCACAGCGTCCTGACCCGCTGGGCCTGCGACGGCGCCGAGTACCACCCCTACGCGCAGTCAGAGGAAACGCCAGAGCTGACTGCTGCGACCCTCCAGCCGGGGCAGCCGTCGTACACGCTCGTGTACTTCCCCGAGTACGACCTGATCTGCCACGGCTCCGGCCCCGACAGCCCGGAGGCGCACGCCGAACTGCGCCGCACCGACCGCATCGTCGCGGACCTCCTGGCTGCGCTGCCCAGGACTGGGGACACGTTGATTGTCCTCACCGCCGACCACGGCCAGAGCCCCCAGCCCCCGGAGGGCTACGTGGACGCCATCACGAAGAAGGTCATGAAAACGGCCCTGCGCGGCCCCGTCGCCGGGGAGGAACGCGCCGCGTACCTCCGCCCCTACGCTGAACACGCCGCCGAGATCGAGGCGCTGCTCGCCCCGCACGCCACCCTCCTGACTGCCGACGACGCCTGGACCGGCGGCCTGTTCGGCCCACCAGCCCACGCCGAGGCCCGTTTCCGCCCGCGCGTGGGCGACCTGATCGCCGTCCCGCACCCCGGACATGCCATCCGCCGCCCCACCAGCCCCGCCCCCATGCCCGGCCTGCACGGCGGCTGGACCGCCGAGGAAATGCTCGTGCCCGTCCTCAGCGTGCGGTTGTAG
- a CDS encoding phospholipase A2, whose amino-acid sequence MRRLAAAVTLALPLALAACSQQAAPTTTPSPYADRPELQDAGSQAILARYGNDPGLTAALQEAYGERTTTLAYPSVPALNTQDYASDRLAYVKRTGWGTVGNYNAQYSAYAGTSLPYTGLDWTRDGCSAPDGLGLGYREDFRPACNVHDFAYRNLKVYQRTDANRLTSDDVFYTNMKAICAAKSWYARPACYSAAYAYYQGVRIGGSDSF is encoded by the coding sequence ATGCGCCGACTTGCCGCCGCCGTCACCCTTGCGCTGCCCCTGGCCCTGGCCGCCTGCTCCCAGCAGGCTGCGCCCACCACCACCCCCTCGCCCTACGCCGACCGCCCCGAATTGCAGGACGCGGGCAGTCAGGCCATCCTGGCCCGCTACGGCAACGACCCCGGCCTGACCGCCGCCCTTCAGGAAGCGTACGGCGAGCGCACCACGACCCTCGCCTACCCCAGCGTGCCCGCGCTGAACACGCAGGACTATGCCAGCGACCGCCTCGCGTACGTCAAGCGCACCGGGTGGGGCACCGTGGGCAACTACAACGCGCAGTACAGCGCGTACGCCGGGACCAGCCTCCCGTACACCGGCCTGGACTGGACCCGCGACGGGTGCAGCGCCCCCGACGGCCTGGGCCTGGGCTACCGCGAGGACTTCCGCCCCGCGTGCAACGTGCACGACTTCGCGTACCGCAACCTCAAGGTGTACCAGCGCACCGACGCGAACCGCCTGACGAGCGACGACGTGTTCTACACGAACATGAAAGCCATCTGCGCCGCCAAGAGCTGGTACGCCCGCCCCGCCTGCTACAGCGCCGCGTACGCCTACTACCAGGGCGTGCGCATCGGCGGCAGCGACAGCTTTTAA
- the lysA gene encoding diaminopimelate decarboxylase: MSLTPEHLQTAAHTYGTPLYVYDAAELDAALARVRAAFGDARVYYAMKANPNLTLLRRLHTQGVGFECVSAGELARAARVGAAGDRILVNGPAKTPGEYATGAHLGATFILDREEEVALLPPASRALVRVNPALNVSTHDHLATGAAGSKFGVTLDQTPRVLDALRAAGHTALGLHVHIGSAIRDAHDFTAAFHRLGDLRAHTGPLDVLDAGGGWGLGADLHGIAREARAAAATFGAQLWVEPGRYLVAQAGTLLTRVVGTKRTGRNFVLVDAGMTELLRPMLYGAQHPVTPLWDRGGTDTWDLAGPACESGDLLARDLTLPDPHPGDLLAIHEAGAYGAAMSSNYLTRARPAEVLRDGDTWTVIRQRETPQDIWRAEENV; this comes from the coding sequence ATGAGCCTCACGCCCGAGCATCTCCAGACCGCCGCGCACACGTACGGCACGCCCCTGTACGTCTACGACGCCGCCGAACTCGACGCCGCACTGGCGCGCGTCCGCGCCGCGTTCGGGGACGCCCGCGTGTACTACGCCATGAAGGCCAATCCCAACCTGACCCTCCTGCGCCGCCTGCACACCCAGGGCGTCGGCTTCGAATGCGTCAGCGCCGGGGAACTCGCCCGCGCCGCCCGAGTGGGCGCGGCGGGCGACCGGATCCTCGTGAACGGCCCCGCCAAGACCCCCGGCGAGTACGCCACGGGCGCGCACCTCGGCGCCACGTTCATCCTCGACCGCGAAGAGGAGGTCGCGCTGCTGCCGCCCGCCTCCCGCGCGCTCGTGCGCGTGAACCCCGCCCTGAACGTCAGCACGCACGACCACCTCGCCACCGGGGCCGCGGGCAGCAAGTTCGGCGTGACGCTGGACCAGACCCCGCGCGTGCTGGACGCCCTGCGCGCCGCCGGGCACACGGCCCTGGGCCTGCACGTGCACATCGGCAGCGCCATCCGCGACGCGCACGACTTCACCGCCGCCTTCCACCGCCTCGGCGACCTGCGCGCCCACACCGGCCCGCTGGACGTCCTCGACGCCGGGGGCGGCTGGGGCCTCGGCGCCGACCTGCACGGCATCGCCCGCGAGGCCCGCGCCGCCGCCGCCACCTTCGGCGCGCAACTCTGGGTCGAACCCGGCCGGTACCTCGTCGCGCAGGCCGGCACCCTCCTGACCCGCGTGGTCGGTACCAAACGCACCGGACGCAACTTCGTTCTCGTGGACGCCGGCATGACCGAACTCCTGCGCCCCATGCTGTACGGCGCGCAACACCCCGTCACCCCCCTCTGGGACCGTGGCGGGACCGACACCTGGGACCTCGCCGGACCCGCCTGCGAGAGCGGCGACCTCCTCGCCCGCGACCTCACCCTGCCCGACCCGCACCCCGGCGACCTCCTCGCCATCCACGAAGCCGGCGCGTACGGCGCCGCCATGAGCAGCAACTACCTCACCCGCGCCCGGCCCGCCGAGGTCCTGCGCGACGGGGACACCTGGACCGTCATCCGCCAGCGCGAAACCCCACAGGACATCTGGCGCGCGGAAGAGAATGTGTAA
- a CDS encoding DUF5063 domain-containing protein gives MRRVHAALLDRKGLSPSALADLLSDLRREVQALPFGVPDADDLPRETYRDLRARIARAWPELGFYDPATGRALSTCDLPAEIGDALDDLTDLARDLGTALTLTDTDEADALAWLRFSHDIHWGDHVQDVTRHLRWLG, from the coding sequence GTGCGCCGGGTTCACGCAGCCCTGCTGGACCGGAAGGGCCTCTCGCCCAGCGCGCTGGCCGATCTGCTGAGTGACCTGCGGCGAGAGGTGCAGGCCCTGCCCTTCGGCGTCCCAGACGCTGATGACCTGCCGCGCGAGACGTACCGCGACCTGCGTGCCCGAATTGCCAGGGCGTGGCCGGAACTCGGCTTCTACGACCCGGCCACCGGACGCGCCCTGAGCACCTGCGACCTCCCCGCCGAGATCGGCGACGCGCTGGACGACCTGACGGACCTCGCCCGTGACCTGGGCACCGCCCTCACGCTGACCGACACGGACGAGGCCGATGCGCTGGCGTGGCTGCGCTTCTCCCACGACATCCACTGGGGCGACCACGTGCAGGACGTCACGCGGCACCTGCGCTGGCTGGGCTAG
- a CDS encoding TerC family protein — MESLFGWITQPEAWLAFGTLLLLEVVLGIDNVIFISILAGKLPPEQRQRARTIGLLAAMLMRLGLLFSISWIYSLKNDLFTLFGMGFSGRDLILIFGGLFLLYKAVKEMHEQLEGPGAHEGTPTAGKVAGANFAAIIGQIMILDIVFSLDSVITAVGMADDIGVMVAAVVVTVLIMLVAARPIGEFVQAHPTVKMLALAFLLLIGVNLIADGFGFKIPKGYTYFAMGFAIAVELLNLRARRGKPVQLHETNRHPDAG, encoded by the coding sequence ATGGAATCACTGTTCGGCTGGATCACCCAGCCCGAGGCGTGGCTGGCGTTCGGTACGCTGCTGCTGCTTGAAGTTGTCCTTGGTATCGACAACGTCATCTTCATCTCGATCCTGGCCGGGAAGCTCCCGCCAGAGCAGCGGCAACGGGCGCGCACCATCGGTCTGCTGGCCGCCATGCTCATGCGTCTGGGTCTGCTGTTCTCGATCAGCTGGATCTACAGCCTGAAAAACGACCTGTTCACCCTGTTCGGCATGGGCTTCTCGGGACGGGACCTGATCCTGATCTTCGGCGGTCTGTTCCTGCTGTACAAGGCCGTCAAGGAGATGCACGAGCAACTCGAAGGACCTGGCGCGCACGAGGGAACACCGACCGCCGGGAAGGTGGCGGGCGCGAACTTCGCCGCGATCATCGGGCAGATCATGATCCTCGACATCGTGTTCAGCCTCGACAGCGTCATCACGGCCGTCGGGATGGCCGACGACATCGGCGTGATGGTGGCCGCCGTCGTCGTGACCGTGCTGATCATGCTTGTCGCCGCGCGCCCCATCGGGGAGTTCGTGCAGGCACACCCCACCGTGAAGATGCTCGCCCTGGCGTTCCTGCTGCTGATCGGCGTGAACCTCATTGCGGACGGCTTCGGCTTCAAGATCCCCAAGGGCTACACGTACTTCGCGATGGGCTTCGCGATCGCCGTGGAACTCCTGAACCTGCGTGCCCGGCGCGGCAAGCCCGTGCAGCTGCACGAGACCAACCGCCACCCCGACGCGGGCTGA